atattagaataagtttaacaaattaatcagtcattgtttttatcaatgtttttatatcatttttgtttttatatcatctctttgttatataatgttattgtttattaatttatatgttattttcatatacattttactaattttctttcatctctgacacttctattatagagaaagggagaatagcgatattaaaatatttcttctaattaatttcctttccatgtgcacgaatccgtgaaCCAGACCACTAGTGATCTATAATTCTTTTGTTCTAGTCCTTAAATCACTTtactgttttgtgttgttgttggttttttttttagattttcttcCATTGAAATGTGATGTATGTGAGCAAGATTTCTGTAAAGATCATTTTACCTACGCTGCACATAAATGTCCCTTTGCATACAAGAAGGTAATTTATCATGCTTTATTAGAAAGATTCTAGTTCTTACTCTTTAAAACTGTGCTGTCCAAGATAGACACCAGCCTCATAACTTGGTTAATGTCAGTGTCTTAGTCACACTGGCCCCGTTCCGGGTGTTGAGTAATCACAGGACAGTGATTGCTGTGCTCTGTTGGGTGGTGTGGATATGGAGCATCTCCGCCATCACAGGACGTTCCGGGCAGCACTGCCCTCGATGGACTTCTGCAGGTGGCGCCCGGCCTGGAGGCACTGTTTCTGGGCGGCGCGGGGACTGCCTCGGAGAGCTCTCTCGGCACTCTGCTGCTTCGTCATGGGCAGCAGAAATGGGAATGACTTGGCGTCACATGCTTTGATCAGTGCCGGCTGGCATCTGAGCCTCCAGCGTATTCCAGGTCGCGAGGTGCGGGAGGTgactcacacacactcatgttTACAGGCACCGATGACCAGGCCCAAGTGCTCCCTTCATTTGTTGGCTTGACCTCGCCTGTCCCTAGCGAGGCTCTGCCTTGGAGATCAGTGGTAATGCTTTATTTCTTAGACTTGCTAGCTGGGGGAGCATTCCTGGGTGACTTTTCAGCTCAGCCCCAGACTGTAGGCCCCCGTCATTCTGGGATTACCTGCCACCTTCCGGATGTCAGTTGTCACCTCAGTGTTCTTACTGAGCGAAGTTTCCTCAGCTCCTGCCCAGGCTCGGAGGTGGCTTTGACCGTGTGAGGCGTTCCGCTGCTGGGAGCTGTGTTCTCACGGGTTGTTAGGCACCTGGCTGCCTTTTATGCAACTGCACCATCTTGCCTTTTTCTCATGTGAGTTTCCATTGCCTGAATCTGGAATGTCGTCTTATGCTCATTCTTTTAGGATGCTCGGGTCCCAGTGTGCCCGCTGTGTCACCGCCCAGtcccagggaagaagggagaggtccCGGATGTGGTGATTGGTGAGCACATGGACAGAGATTGTAGCTGCCGTCCTGGGAAGGAGAAGGTGAGGGCCGGTTCCCTGTCGGCTCTGTGAGTGGTTTTCCTTAGGGGAACGGGCCAGTTATCACTCAGAATTCGTCCTGATAGTTTGTGTACTAACTGAAGCTCTAATAAAAGTTGGTGTTGTGAGTAGCATAGGCTTTTACAGTCAAATAAACACATTCTCTGAGTATTCGGGTCTATGTTaggatttgctttctttttttgtgtgttaatcctcacctgagggtatttttcccccttgatttttagagagtgtggaagggaggaagggggcgggggggagagagaaacattgatgtgagaggaacacatcaattggttgcctcccacatgtgccccgatgtcctgagattgaacctgcaacccagctacgTGCTGTTGACCAAGAGTCAAACCTGTGATCCTTTGGTGagcaggccggtgctctaaccactgaggcacCGGCCAGCACAGATTTGCTTTCTTTACGGGAACCTCACACTTTCTCCCACGGTGGAGAGTTAGTGTGGTTCTCGAGAGCTGTTCTGTGAGTGCCTACTTCCCCCTAAGCACCTCCTGGGGAAGCGCaggaggaggaagctgagagGACCAGCATGCTCCTTGGCGGCCGAGCTATTAATCAGCGTGACTTCACAGACTTGTGCCCCTGCGTATGGGGCGTGCAGCCGCGCCTCTCACCTTGCAGCCATGTGGTTCGTTTAGGGCAACTGTGTTTTCTCcaggtgtctgccctctggtggtcagtgcacgtcatcgCGACCGGTCgatccactgttcagttgatttgcatattagccttttattatataggatgtttgaaTAAAACCTTGACCTCTTCATTCCTAGTACCTAAAAACTGTTTCTAGGTAAATGTTAATGGTCTTACTATGGGGCTTGTTAAAGAATTGCTTATGGACGCAATTGAAATACTGAAGTAAATGGCTTTCTCAGGTTTTCACCTTCCGGTGCTCGAAAAAGGGGTGTAAGAAGAAAGAGATGCTGCCAGTGGCTTGTGACCAGTGTCGTGGCAACTTCTGTATTCAACACAGACATCCCCTGGATCACAGCTGCACACACGGGAGCAGAGCCGTCAGCATCGGGGGGTGAGAAGTCCCAGCCGGGGTGCTGGCCTGACGCCTCCCCGGACGAGGGTAGAGCCAGCTTCCCGCCCATGGAGGGCGGTGAGCAGCCTGGAGCGTTGTTCTCTGTCAAGTGGTGGATGCAGGAGTTTGCATGAATATAATCTTCATTAAAGTTGGATTCTAAATTAAAGCTGGAGTCTAGCTGTGTTGTTTCCTGGGGCGGCCGTAACAAAGAACCACTAACGGTGGCTCAAACAATAGAATTCCTCGTCTCAgttccagttctggaggctgaagctGAGATCAGGGTGTCGGGGCTGGTTCCCCTGGAGGTTCTGAGGGAGAGTCTGTGCCAGCCTCTCCCCTCGCTGCGTGGGCGCTGTCAGTCTTGGcgtccttggcttgtagacatcAGCCCGGTGCTCTCCCTGTGCCCAATGTCCCCTTCTTATGAGCCCACCCCGCTCCACTGTGACTCATCTTAACATGACATCGGCGGCGGCCCTGCATCACACGCTCATGCTCCGAGGGTTAGGACTGCAACCTGCCGTTTGGGGGACACAGTGAGCCCACTCACTGGTGTTAACCAGAGGACTGCGTTGGGTCAGTAGAAGCATCTGCCTGAACTTGCTGTGGAATAGAAATGGGAGTTCTTTTTGGTTGCATCTGCTTGTTACACTCCCGGCTGTGGGCTCAGGGTTGACTCTGCCCTAACTGCCTGTGGCTCCGTGCGAAGCTGGGAAGGCGTCGGCTGACTGTGGGTCTAGCCTTTCCGTGCAGGTGTCCAGCTGCGAGAGCCGCTGAATCCGAACCGTCGGGCCCTTTGAACACACTGCCACCCCCGCTGGCTGGCTCAGCGACTCAGGCGTTAGTCCAGATGGCACGCGTGGGTCTAGTggcttttggggggtgggggagggggcagggccccaggttACAGGTGCAGCTGGCTCCTGAGCACCGAGCACCGTGGTCCGGCAGCGACATTTGAGGGTTTCTGCAGCACCATGTTGGGCCGACGTGCGCTGCACCTTAGTTAACGGGGCACGGGTAAGAAGGAAGTCCTCGTTCGTTCTCTCTCAGGTCGAAAGCGAGGCGATGACGCCTGGGTCTGCGCCAGCTGCAGAGGCTTGTTCGTGTGTCCCACCGCCCTTGTGGGGAACGTGGGCGCTCGGGCGCTTTCCTACTCCTCACGGCAAAGGTCTGAAACGAACCTTCCCCACTGAGTACATAAGTCCTTCCGCGAGATAAGCAGTCCGAGGGCACTCCTACCCTCAGGTGGGGTACATTGctccacaccctccctccctccaaataAAAGGAAGCCGCTTGAAGAGCAAGGGGCCGCGTGAGCCGGTCAGGGCGGCGCTGCCCGAGCTGTCTGTCAGGCCCCGACTCTGAAGAAGCTTCACCACCTAAACAGCAGAGAGGTGGTCGCACTGTGGCCATCAGCTCAGGAAAGGGGGcggccccacccaccacccactcccCTGAGAGTCTGTGACCGCGCTGACCCCCAGCGGGACTGAGACTGGAACCTCAGTGCGTGGCAAGAGCTCTCTCCTGAGACCTGGAGTGTTAGGAAGCGGGGGACAGTGCTGTCCGAGTTAGCCCACCGGTCACCCAGCCGTGCACTCAGACACCCGCTGGCCTGGGCTAGCAGATCCACGCAGCCACTCCCCTGGGCTCACAGCCCagaaggtgaggaggaggggCTTGTATTCAGTCCGATGTACAAGTGGGTGCTCTTCTTGTGGGGTGTGTTCCAAATGCGTCAGAATCGCCCAGAGGCACTGTTAGAGCAgtgcaggccccaccccagagtgtGATTCTGGGGGCCTGGGTGGACCCTGAGAATTCTCGCAGCTGGACACCTGACGGAAAGGTTAGACCCAACAAGTTCTCGGGTGATGCTGCTGCACCGGAGCTGCTGTGGTCACAGCCCATACAGAGCACGCGGAAGGCCCCGGCGCAGCCGGCACTGAGCTCTGGCTCTGTTCAGCGTTAGAGCCGTTGACTTGATCCAGTTAGGAAAGGTGTAAGTCTGTGGGTAACTTGGGGTGTGAACTGCACTTTATGAACTGTAAGCCACGAAATCTGAATATAGATCAGGTCTTTCTCATGAAAATTTCTGTCCAAGTTGAGAATAAAACGCTGGTTTTGAAAGCAATACCaaaaattttcaaagtaaaataccTCACTTAAAAACAGCTACATGTTGAAATGCATTTTGGATATGATGGATTAGATGAAATATTAAAGTTTTTTCActggtttccatttttatttttaactggttACCCACGAGACATTTTAGAAACAGGTGGGTGGCTTGCATTCTGTCTGTTAGACAACGCTGCTCCTGATCCTCACACTAAAGGAGAAAACCCACACCTTATCAGGAAGAATCGTCGTCTGCCTCTGGTCTGCTTCTGCCTGCAGGTGGGATTGGGGCGTCAGTGTCGCGGGAGCTCCAAGCACCCTGTGTCCTCGTGCAGGTGGCTCCAAGGGTGTGCAAGGCCAGGAGAGCAGGCCccctgctccctgtccctctgcAGCACTAAGCCCTCGCTCTGTTCCTTGCATCCACAAGTTCTTGTCACTCACAAGTACCAAGGCCCTGGTCTGCCTGCCTTCCCAGCCTGTCATGAGCATCCACGTGAGCTAAGGTGCCACGGAGTGGCTCTGGACAGGGCATGAGGTTGCATGGGGCGGTGTGTCAAATGGGTAAGCCACATCGCACTGTACACTTCCACAGAGGGCCAGCATTCATATTCGTTGGAAGTTGGGGGGATGAACCCCTTTAGTGTCAGGAGTCTGCGTGGGTTGTTGAGTGAACCCAGAGCAGTAGGTCGGTGCTCCGTCTCTGCCCAGGGCAGGAAGCTATGTTTTTTTCCCGTGGCGTCGTAAAGCCCAGTGGgagaagtttttttgtgtgtgttttttttttaaatatattgatttgagaggaagagagagggagagagagaaatatcaatgagagagaattattgattggctgcctcctgcatgacccctgtAGCGGATGGAGCCGGCAACTCCGGAtatgacgggaatcaaacccaggaccctccgtCCACAGGCAAcactctgcccactgagccaaaccggctgggccCAGGGGGAGCAGTGAGAAGAGCTTTCCTTAGTCATTAAAATGGGACACGCTTATACCTGTGGCCCAGGAAttctgggtatgtgccttgaagAGACATCCCTGCACGTTCCTGTCCAGctgtcaccccctccccctttgcaGTTCCCACCTTGGCAGTGGGCCACACAAGCGATCTTCCTTTCCTCCCATTCTCAAAGTGTCTGGACtgtgaaatatttctaaaaaccGAATGAATGAACGAGGATTTAACTCCGGTATCTACAACCCAGACGTTTAGTTTTCCCGGCCTCGATTCAGATACTAACCTGAATTTACCACACTCTTGCAGATGCGGCTCTACGGCATTTGAAACCTTCGCACACGTGTAATGTTGGTGACATTTAAACATTATACAGTTTAAATTACAGCATTTACAATTTATATACGTTTATAATGTCTGAGACGAATGCCCGTGGACCACAACAGGCGTCGTTCATTCATTTAAGTCCGAGGGACCCAGCACCCggcggcctcccagccccagagccGCCGAGCCCCAGGCCAGAAGCCGCGGAGTGGGGCCCAAACCCACCGCcgcacacgggggggggggggtgcggggggggagggtggtcgGGGGGGGGTGGTCGGGGGGGGGGTTGCCTGGCAACTGGCGGCTCGCAGCGACTTGCGGCGTCCAGAGATGACGCTACCGGCCcgcgcccagccccgccccctggcggCCGCCGCTCGCTATTGGTCGGCCGAGAGACGGAGGCGGGTCTCGTCCAATGGGCGGCGCCGCTCCGGAGGGCGGGACGGCGTTACCTGGGCGCTGGGTCTGCCGGAAGCCGGCGTCGGCGGCCACGCGCAGGTAGGCGAGCGCGGCAGAGTCTCCGAGTCGGGGTGGCCGCCGCGTGGGGGCGCGGGCCGGGGGGCGCGGGCCGCGAGCGGGGCTGCGGGGGCGGCGGGAGAGCCCGGCGCGGGGCCTCGGCGGCCTCGGGGCGGCCCTGCGGACCGCGGACACTGAGCCCCCGCCGCCTCGGACTTTCTGTCACGGCGCCTCTCGGGGCTCCCCCCGGGGGGACGGCCCGGCGCCCTTGCCGGCCGGAGCCGGGGCTGGGGGGTCGGAGAGGCCGGAGCAGCTGGGACACAGCGCGCGGGCGGGGAGGACGCCGCCTTCTCCACGTGCGGCGGGAGCCGGGGGTCTTCCCGCGAGGGAGGCGGAACCTGACCCGCGGTGAGTGTCGCACTGGCGCCCGGGGGCCCTGCCCGTAGGGGTGTAGGGTCGCTGGAGGTGGTggcgtttttaaaaaatgtaatttgttgACTTcatagaggaggggagagagagacagaaacacgagtgagagaaaaacacgccccccactggggtccAGCGCGGCCGGGCACGtgcctgagcgggaatcgaacccgtgacctcgtggttcacAGGTCGCGGCCCAGTCACTGAGCACGCGGGCCGGGCTCAGGCATcctttcagcggttctcaaccttccgatgccgcgaccctttagtaccgTTCCTCGtattgcggtgacccccaatttcatggtcaCAAATCGAACATcatcaaagcatagtgattcctcacaaaaacagtatgtaattatatgtgtgttttccgacggtcttaggcgaccccggtggaagggtcgttggacccccaggttgagaaccgcggctgCGGCCGGGCTGCTAGGAGCTGTGTGCGTGCGTGTTGTTCGGGTCTTGACTcgtgggcaggggaggaagagggtgcaggaggcgggGTGGGCCCCGGCGCCCGAGAGCAGCATTGGGCCTTGTGGGAGCCTGCAGTTTCCATGGCAACGGGAGAAGGAAGGTCCCAGGACCTAGGAGCTTGTGGCAGTCGGTGGTAGGGAGTTAAGGCCCTCCGCTGAGaagggggccggggcggggctgggggcgacTTTGGAGCTGGAGAGGTCAGGAGAGGTGCCAGCAGGCCCGGGTCCTGGCCAGTGGCTGCAGTTGGAGAAGCGGGGGAATTCCTGGGTGGCGCTGGGGAGACCCGCCAGCCTGGTCCTGGGGGCCTCCAGCCGCTGGCGCAGGGCGCAGGTCGCGGAGTCGGGGTTTTGCCCGAGAAGGAGCTGAGTGCCTGCGAGGCCGAGATTGAAATGGTGGGCGTGGGCACGCGGTTGTGGAGGTGGAATGAGGAGGGCGAGGAGGCTTGCGGAGGTGGTGAGCTGGAAAGAGCGGGCGATGGGGGTGGGCTTGGCGGGCGGGCTGCTTGTCATCACAGGGTTTAGAGCTtggctgggaggggagcagagggcagagtgggaggccatgcgTGTCGGTGGGCAAGTCCGAACTGGAATGGCCCTGCATCCACGTGGGCAGAGCACAGCCaccgccctgggccctggggctggccTCCTAGACCTGGGGGACGGTGGGGCCCAGACCCTCCCCCAGGGGCCTCCGTCCTGGGAGTTGGGAGGTGCCCTTCCCCGTTTCAAAGCGGCTGGCTGGCCGTTTCCTATCCCACCGGCCGTGAGAGGGAGCCCTGGGTCCTCGCATCCTCCATCCTCGGCGTCTGGCTAGCCGGCCCCGCGACTCcagtggcctggcctgtggttgGCATTTCCCGAATGACAGTGGTGTTGAGCATCGTTCcgtgtgcttattggccatttgtgccGCTTAGGGAAATTCTATATTCAGatctctttgcccatttttaaataaggctatttgtctttgtctttttttttttttttttttttgctgagttgCAAGAGTTCTGGCACATTCTGGGTACAAGTCTCCGGTCAGATAGAAGCCTTACGTGCATGTCCTCCAATTCCGTGTGTAGGCGCCCTTTTGTTTTCCTGTGTCGTTGCTGCACAAGCCTTTTTCATTCTGACCAGCCACTTGCTGTTTTCCTTTGCTGCTTGCGTTGTGGGTGTCGCCGCTAAGAAGCTGCTGTCCAGGCCACGAAGCGCTGCTCCTGGGTTTTCCTTTTAGACTTGGTTGTTTGGCTCACGTTTGGGTGTTGGCCCTTTTTGAGAGGGCTCTGCGGGGCGCGTGCACGTGGACGTCCAGTTGTCCCGCTCCGTGGAAGAGGCTGCTCTTTGCCCTCGACCGGTCTCGGCGCGTTAACCGAAGGTGGAAGGAAACGGGGTTTTCTATACAAACATTGTCTCAGGTTCATGAGCTGCCATCTCTTGGAACTATTAAAAGAAACCTTTCTATAATGTGGGAGCCTTTTCCCCTTTTAGCAAATAGACTTGGTGGTTAAACTTTTTAATGATAACTTTCAGAATGAATATAGATTTAACTTAACTTTTATGGTAACTGTtatgtaaatatttgttaaaccagtggttctcaaccttctggccctttaaatacagttccttaggttgtggcccaaccatacaattatttttgttgctacttcatcactgtcatgttgctgctgtgaggaatcgtcatgtaaatatctgatctgcaggatggccttaggcgacccctgggaaagggtcgttcgactgccaaaggggtcgcgacccacaggttgagaaccgctgtgctaaacttttcttatttcttcaacAAGGTAATTAATTGGCTGGCAGAGTTCTTTGTCTTTTCAAAGCCCCTTTGTCAACAGTCTCGTATTCTTTCCAGATTTCTTATCACAGTGCTAACTATGCTTTTCAAGTATAGAGCCTTGAGAAAAGCAAGATAAAACTGAGCTGTAAAAAAATAGCTCCTTGTAACCCCACCCCTTAGGCAAAGGTTTTGTTGATGTCACAGACATTTTCATAGCTAGGggaatatatacacacaaatggaGCTTTCCCTGTTGTTATGTCAGCATTTTCTTAAAAACGAAATTGGACAGTGGTACCACACATAGTGTTCTACATTTTTCATCCTGTATCTGTAATGCGttctcatttattgatttttaaaagatgtttttattgatttcagagagaggaacggagaggaagagagatagaaatatccttgatgagagaatcttgattggctgcctgctgccctaccctgccggtggacgctcacccactgagccacacggccgggCTGTTGTGATTTTTGAATGGATTCCATTGCACTGGTTGGTCCTGGTTGACGTATTCAGTCCCTTGTTGCTCCGTGATGGGGTTATTTCCACTAAGGAGGAAGTGCCGGGAAATGCTCGCGTGTGTCTGCAGGCTGGTCACCGTAGGGTCGCAGCTCGGGGCGCCGGTCCCCCTGCGTCACGATGCCCACGTGGCAGCGTCTGGGCAAAATGCTGCTCTGTTTTCAGCTCCTTTTTAGGCTCCACCCACAGGGGCCCGAAgccggtggggtgggggcgggcctTCTTCCTGCTCTGGCGGCTCCCCGGCACCAGCAGCTGGAGTTGGTTCCGTTCCTGCTTCTCCTTCCGAAAGTCAGCCTGGTCCCTTCATACGTCCCCACTCAGAGGTCCTGAGCCTTCACCGTTCCTCCGGGTTCCCCAGGCCGTGGCCCCACGAAGGCGCCTGGATTAGAACCCGTGGGCTTTTCTCTGTTCTTGCGCGTGGAGCTCGGTCCTGTGGAGCTGGAGAAAGCAGGTGCACCGGCTCCCGTGCAGCCCTCGCCACATGTCAGCCCCTCGTTGGCCCAGGCGCTGCCGCTTCCTCGCGCCAAGGAGCCATCGCCGGTGCAGCACGGGCTCCACGTGTGAGCAGCCCAGTGCTCTGGTGCGGGTCAGTGTAAtagcaggaaataaaaataaccccAAATGGTCAATAATCGGGGAATAGCACGTTTTTGtaatttgcaattttattttttttaaatatattttattgatttttttacgtagaagaagggagagggatagagagttggaaacatcgatgagagagatcgaccagctgcctcctgcacgccccccagtggggatgtgcccgcaaccaaggtacatgcccttgaccggaatcgaacctgggacccttgagtccgcagaccgacactgtccactgagccaaaccggttcggctgtaATTTGCACTTTTAGAAAATTTTGGTAGTCATTAAAATGATatttctcttgccctagctggtttcctgagtggttagagcatcggcccttggactgaGGGTCGCAGGGTTGACTCTGGTCAAGAGCCTCGGCCCCAGGCTTGATCTCCGGCCCCGGTCgaggtgcatgcgggaggcagccagtcgatgtgttGGGCCTTTTCTCTTAATGTTAAAAAGCTTCGTGTTCGTGTGCAGTTAGAAATACAGAATTCAGCCCAGCCATGTGGCTCggttggctgagcatcatcccatgcgccaggaggtcgcggttccaTCCCGGGCAGGGCACGAGCCGGATGGCAGGCTCGGGCGTGCAGGCGGCGGCCCCTGGATGCTTCGCCTTGcttccacctccctctcccttcctctccgagaagtcaattaaaaaacacaaacgtacaaaaaaaatacagaatatagACAGGGTGGGGAAATTAGATTTACAGCGGTGAGTAAGCGAAACAGtgtattcttgtgttattatttagtAACTATTGTATCGTTTTTCATACgaagaactgtaaacctactcttgccgACCCTGCCTGTTAAAACCTCAGAAAAGAGAAAGGCACCCACCACATGGTTGGGTTGGTCGTCGGAGGCGATGACGCTGGGCGATGGGCCTCCGGTCACGTTTACACGTGCTCCGCGCTCCCTGAAACACCTTTGTGCTTCGCATGGGAGCACGTACAAGCATGGTCCTTCCCGTCTGCTTTCCTGGGGCAGGATGGCCGCGCCGAAGAGGAAAGCTCCCGGGACGCCCGGCGCGCCAGAGAAGAAGAACAGGAAGTTGAAGAAGGCGCTGGCAGCAGAGAAACCGCCGGCACCCGCAGCCCCACAGGGCTCCCCGGGCTCCACGGACGCCCGTCCTGAGGTAGGTGCAGCTCACGCGGCCTCGCCGTGGCCTAGCCTGGAGGGACGGGTCGGGCCGTGCTGCTGGCATCTGGGTGGCACGGAGGATGGCACTGGGACGTGTGGGCATGTCCAGGGTCCTCCGGACACACGTCGGACAGACAGGAATCTCAGTCGCTCTCAGGTGGGAACACCATGACTGTCCCTCAGCCACCAGATCTGTGTTTCCAGGGGATTTTGATGGCTCCACGGAGGCGCCAGGTGGTGAGGGCTGGAGCGGGGCCTTTGGGCTGTGCACAGGGTGGCCCGGCGGCCAGGGAACCTGTGTGTAGGAATTCGTGTCGGAAGGCGTCTCATCTTAGCAGAATATGTGTGCCCGTGTCTGTTACCACCACGTTCTTAGTGAGATTTTGCTCCTGGTGTGCAGTGGTCAGAGCAGCGGGAGATGCAGAATCAGTCACGTGAAGGCAGGTTTGCAGACGGAGTCACGCCGTGCTGCGAAGGGTGGGCGGGGCAACCTCGCGCGAGCAGGTGCAGTGCCGTGTGGTCCCGCCTCGTGTCAGTGACCTGATCCCATGAACTGACCAGCTGGACGCTCTGGCGTGGCCACGGGCTGCTCCCTGACTCCTGGCCGGCAGGTTAACCGGTAGAGACCTGCCGTCACAGCTGGCGAGGCCGCCTCCAGCTCCCTCGGAAGGAAGGCTGGGAACCCTCGGCTGGGCCAGCGGAGCTCGCTGCTGGCGGCATGTTTGTTCCCTTCCACACTGTATTCCAGACCAGCCAGTGGCTGTGCCCCAGAGGGCCCCCGCCCCAGGGCAGGTGACAGGTAGCCTTTGCTCAGGACATGGGGGAAGGTTGTCGTGCAGGGGGACGAGGGCAGGAGAGCAGGCCCTCGGAGCCACTTAGAGCAGATGTCAGCACGAGTGTGTGTGGCAGCTGGGCCCGGGAATGGGTTCCCCGGGGCCACCGTGCCGGGGCCACCGTGGGAGTCGAGAGGTGCTCAGGGTCTGATGACGGGTCGGTCACTCCAGGACTCCATCCGGTCGGCAGCTCTGCTCTCAGGAGGCAGCGTGCACCGGTGTGGCCGGCCGGCTGGGCAGCAGAGGAGGGCGGTGTGTGAAAGAAGGTGCCTGGCTTAGCTGGGCTGTGGGGCAAGAGGCCaggccagcacccaggacccccaCTTGTCCTACGGA
The sequence above is a segment of the Myotis daubentonii chromosome 5, mMyoDau2.1, whole genome shotgun sequence genome. Coding sequences within it:
- the ZFAND2A gene encoding AN1-type zinc finger protein 2A isoform X2 yields the protein MEFPDLGKHCSEKTCRQLDFLPLKCDVCEQDFCKDHFTYAAHKCPFAYKKDARVPVCPLCHRPVPGKKGEVPDVVIGEHMDRDCSCRPGKEKVFTFRCSKKGCKKKEMLPVACDQCRGNFCIQHRHPLDHSCTHGSRAVSIGG